In one window of Microbacterium profundi DNA:
- a CDS encoding diflavin oxidoreductase — protein MTMQLSVAEGETTMAASDAAELTILFGSQTGNAEYLAFQIHGKAEKAGTNAHLASLEDWLHSGDRQLQRLLVVTSTHDNGHMPDNAAEFWGWLQQLPAGVFEGLPYAVLSIGDSMYEDFCKAGHDIDQRLEELGAVRIVESIDCDIDFEFSAERWAKPAVQQLLDAQPWEGAVSVDPEDPGQSVAEKQAPSDRDRTARVVATQQLSKPGSAKYVAHYELAFDEPFTYAPGDSLSVFPKNSGRLVSQWIDVYGDQVVDGRALRDILTHDVELRLAHPGLIVGLSRLQPDNSSVKEIINLIQSGSRERLDAWLWGRDVLDVVTDLGCESVPVADILAELRPLQHRDYSISSSPLLDDGSLHITVAGVKYEQGRGEHQGTATEFLRERAEDGAAFTVRRVPAHEFTLPADDQPVIMIGPGVGVAPFRAFLRHRDATGASGSNWLFFGDQHRAFDWLYEDEFEDLRTRGVLDRLDVAFSRDQAEKLYVQHVMLDHADQLREWVDCGAYIFVCGDKTRMAADVDLALVDILGEGDSYAGEQRVAALKAAGRYVKDVY, from the coding sequence ATGACCATGCAGTTGAGCGTCGCTGAGGGGGAGACGACGATGGCCGCGTCAGACGCTGCGGAACTCACCATCCTTTTCGGGAGCCAGACCGGCAACGCGGAGTACCTGGCGTTCCAGATTCACGGGAAGGCGGAGAAGGCGGGCACTAACGCGCATTTGGCGTCCCTTGAGGACTGGCTGCACTCAGGAGATCGGCAGCTCCAGCGGCTTCTGGTCGTGACCTCTACGCACGACAACGGCCATATGCCGGACAACGCGGCAGAGTTCTGGGGCTGGCTGCAACAGCTCCCCGCCGGAGTCTTCGAAGGACTGCCCTACGCGGTCCTCTCCATCGGCGATTCCATGTACGAGGACTTCTGTAAAGCCGGCCACGACATCGACCAGCGGCTCGAAGAACTCGGAGCCGTTCGAATCGTCGAGAGCATCGACTGCGACATCGACTTCGAGTTCAGTGCCGAGCGATGGGCGAAGCCGGCAGTTCAGCAACTGCTCGACGCGCAGCCCTGGGAGGGTGCGGTCTCTGTCGACCCTGAGGACCCGGGTCAATCCGTTGCAGAAAAGCAGGCGCCCTCGGACCGGGACCGGACCGCCAGGGTGGTGGCAACCCAGCAGCTGTCCAAGCCTGGCTCCGCGAAGTACGTCGCTCACTACGAACTCGCGTTTGATGAGCCGTTTACCTACGCGCCCGGTGATTCCCTCTCGGTTTTTCCGAAGAACTCCGGCCGTCTGGTGTCTCAGTGGATTGACGTCTACGGGGACCAGGTAGTTGACGGGAGGGCACTCCGGGATATCCTCACGCACGACGTCGAGCTGCGTCTGGCACACCCGGGGCTCATCGTCGGTCTGTCGCGGCTGCAGCCGGACAACAGTTCCGTGAAAGAGATCATCAACCTCATCCAATCAGGCTCTCGGGAGCGCCTGGACGCATGGCTGTGGGGTCGCGATGTTCTGGACGTCGTCACGGACCTCGGCTGCGAGAGCGTCCCTGTGGCGGACATCCTGGCGGAGCTTCGGCCTCTCCAGCATCGTGACTATTCGATCTCCTCCAGCCCGCTCCTCGATGACGGCAGTCTGCACATCACCGTCGCGGGGGTGAAGTATGAGCAGGGTCGTGGCGAACATCAAGGAACCGCAACCGAGTTCCTGCGCGAACGTGCTGAGGACGGAGCGGCGTTCACGGTCCGCCGCGTGCCCGCGCACGAGTTCACTCTCCCTGCCGACGACCAGCCGGTGATCATGATCGGGCCGGGTGTGGGAGTCGCGCCGTTCCGAGCATTCCTGCGGCATCGCGATGCCACCGGTGCCTCCGGCAGCAACTGGCTGTTCTTCGGGGATCAGCACCGCGCCTTCGACTGGCTGTACGAGGACGAGTTCGAGGACTTGCGAACACGAGGCGTGCTCGACCGGCTCGACGTGGCCTTCTCCCGTGACCAGGCGGAGAAGCTCTACGTGCAGCACGTCATGCTCGATCACGCAGATCAGTTGAGGGAGTGGGTGGACTGTGGAGCGTACATCTTCGTGTGTGGGGACAAGACGCGCATGGCCGCAGACGTCGACCTGGCGCTGGTGGACATCCTCGGCGAAGGTGACTCGTACGCGGGAGAGCAGCGTGTGGCCGCCCTGAAGGCGGCGGGTCGCTACGTCAAGGACGTCTACTGA
- a CDS encoding helix-turn-helix domain-containing protein: MCIRHTDADGGVCRAQAMMPLASYSHETGQRSLHRSGKVSQLSSDRKDVLAERRAAVLSQLVLLFAQGRDPVELAEDAVQLVARATDTKAVFVYLWDEEDERLVLRVATKVPQQTGIDEIRLRLGEGIAGWAAMRQESLIINRAPAEDPRFIPFASIEEDEFHSVLAAPIADESSNLRGVFALYSTEEDAFGQDELAIAVEVGRLLATGLARAETVNDLNHQSAIAHFLLDFPTAARTSLVPALEFAAQRVLELIDGQVCVLEYMSRRENAATPIMFASRTDAGERVWSTHSRPAAQSSIEQHCGGLEHMSVALGVGASRGILTCYRTARFRSRDVERLSALAMQLGVLLEAVDLNSVGSSLATRLRFTQDDNEAASILGELGLDGPVCPILVRVHSVKSDWETASRALKDALSVAAGNRAVVLLHSTWGVVLADAPGGRLAPELSSQLFQATQRLAEGAGLRASIGVGSVTTAPDGIRQAIDNARSALEWAGVYGRTSPVSLATYQEVRGMLPLSDVIRDLAPTVVSLVGMLEPLVQYDLKQGTQLVKTLAVLAAWGGSVQETATELLIHRNTLRQRMQRIEHELGVALGSGTEWSALALAARVASVRAGGSPASQ, from the coding sequence ATGTGCATCAGGCACACTGACGCGGACGGCGGCGTGTGTCGGGCACAAGCGATGATGCCCCTCGCGTCCTACAGTCACGAGACAGGGCAAAGGAGTCTGCACCGATCAGGAAAGGTGTCGCAGTTGTCATCGGATCGTAAAGATGTTCTCGCCGAACGCCGTGCGGCGGTTCTGTCGCAGCTGGTGCTGCTGTTCGCTCAAGGACGCGATCCGGTCGAGCTTGCCGAGGACGCGGTGCAGCTGGTCGCGCGCGCGACAGACACGAAAGCCGTGTTCGTGTACCTGTGGGATGAGGAGGACGAACGGCTCGTTCTTCGGGTGGCGACCAAGGTGCCGCAACAGACCGGTATCGACGAGATCCGTCTACGCCTCGGGGAAGGGATTGCAGGCTGGGCAGCGATGCGCCAGGAGTCCCTGATCATCAACCGAGCGCCTGCAGAAGACCCCCGCTTCATCCCCTTCGCAAGCATCGAGGAGGACGAGTTCCACTCGGTACTCGCCGCGCCCATCGCTGATGAGTCAAGCAATCTTCGCGGGGTGTTCGCCCTGTATTCCACCGAGGAGGACGCGTTCGGCCAGGACGAATTGGCCATCGCGGTCGAGGTGGGCCGTCTGCTCGCGACGGGACTTGCTCGCGCGGAAACAGTGAACGACCTCAACCATCAGTCCGCAATCGCTCACTTCCTATTGGACTTCCCCACCGCCGCACGAACGTCTCTGGTCCCGGCGCTTGAATTCGCCGCGCAGCGCGTCCTCGAACTCATCGACGGGCAGGTGTGCGTGCTTGAGTACATGAGCCGGCGCGAGAACGCTGCGACCCCGATCATGTTCGCGTCACGCACGGATGCCGGCGAGCGTGTGTGGTCAACACATTCCCGTCCCGCAGCTCAAAGCAGCATTGAACAGCACTGCGGGGGCCTCGAACACATGTCAGTCGCTCTCGGTGTGGGCGCCTCCCGCGGAATTCTCACCTGCTATCGCACGGCGCGCTTCCGCTCCCGAGATGTGGAGCGGCTGAGCGCGCTGGCCATGCAACTCGGCGTGCTTCTCGAAGCGGTGGACCTGAACTCCGTAGGGTCCTCCTTGGCGACGAGGCTCCGGTTCACACAGGATGATAACGAAGCGGCGAGCATCCTGGGAGAGTTGGGACTGGACGGCCCCGTCTGTCCGATCCTCGTTCGTGTTCACAGTGTGAAGAGTGACTGGGAAACAGCCAGCCGAGCGTTGAAGGATGCGCTCAGCGTGGCCGCCGGGAATCGCGCGGTCGTACTCCTGCATTCCACGTGGGGCGTGGTGCTCGCTGATGCGCCCGGAGGTCGCCTGGCGCCGGAGTTGAGCTCGCAGCTGTTCCAAGCCACCCAGCGGCTTGCGGAAGGAGCGGGCCTTCGAGCCTCCATCGGGGTGGGGTCCGTTACGACCGCGCCAGACGGCATTCGCCAGGCAATCGACAACGCCCGAAGCGCCCTTGAGTGGGCAGGTGTGTACGGTCGGACCTCGCCGGTGTCGCTGGCAACCTACCAGGAGGTTCGCGGCATGCTGCCGCTGAGTGATGTCATCCGCGACCTGGCACCGACCGTGGTGTCGCTTGTGGGGATGCTCGAACCGCTGGTGCAGTACGACCTCAAGCAGGGAACTCAGCTCGTGAAGACTCTCGCTGTTCTAGCCGCATGGGGCGGTTCGGTGCAAGAGACCGCGACAGAACTGCTGATCCACCGCAACACATTGCGTCAGCGGATGCAGCGTATCGAGCACGAGCTAGGTGTCGCGTTAGGGTCGGGGACCGAATGGTCGGCCCTGGCGCTCGCGGCTCGGGTCGCGAGCGTCAGGGCCGGTGGTTCGCCTGCGTCTCAGTAG
- a CDS encoding aminotransferase class III-fold pyridoxal phosphate-dependent enzyme — protein sequence MPADLRATEVQDAPHLWRHFADMAGPAPQVFVEGEGSYLIDDSGNRYLDALSNLYCVNLGYSYGAEMGRAAFSQYCQLGYHSSWGSTHPKALELAERLSTLAPAGLDHVFLTPSGGESVEAAWKLCRAFALANGEDRWKVISRQSAYHGTTLGALALNGLDHLREQFAPMLIPSIRTSNTRRLFDTGVDSVDDGVRELLDELEQQIIANDPSTIAALIVEPVQNHGGMLTAPPSYFAGLRRLCDAYGLLLVADETITAFGRCGEWFASARFGLAPDIIVTAKGLSSAHAVMGAVIASDRVFAPFLRPGSSFLHGNTFGGHPVMAAVALKNLEIMERIDLPGQVKARQTALEKGLRSLLSLDVVHDVRGAGYLWAIELVSASSDAPHGRHIWGPLDLEKRLHQLGVLTRVAFDDDIAIINVAPPLVAEQTEFDIIVDALRSVLRAVSAQAQERRDQAVSTTM from the coding sequence ATGCCAGCCGACCTGCGCGCGACCGAAGTCCAAGACGCTCCTCACCTCTGGCGACATTTCGCAGACATGGCGGGTCCTGCACCGCAGGTGTTCGTTGAAGGCGAAGGAAGCTACCTCATCGATGATTCCGGCAACAGGTACCTGGATGCCCTCTCGAACCTGTACTGCGTCAACCTTGGATACTCGTATGGTGCGGAGATGGGGCGAGCGGCGTTCTCGCAGTATTGCCAGTTGGGCTACCACTCGTCGTGGGGCTCCACTCACCCGAAAGCGCTGGAACTTGCTGAGCGGCTGTCGACGTTAGCGCCAGCGGGTCTGGACCATGTGTTTCTCACGCCCAGCGGCGGAGAATCGGTGGAAGCCGCGTGGAAACTTTGCCGCGCGTTCGCGCTGGCGAACGGCGAGGACCGGTGGAAGGTCATCTCCCGGCAGTCCGCGTATCACGGTACGACGTTGGGTGCGCTCGCGTTGAACGGACTCGACCATCTGCGGGAACAGTTCGCACCGATGCTGATTCCGAGCATTCGAACGTCGAACACCAGGCGGCTGTTCGATACCGGCGTGGACTCTGTCGATGACGGCGTGCGCGAGTTGCTCGACGAGCTCGAACAGCAGATCATCGCGAACGATCCGTCCACGATTGCGGCGTTGATCGTTGAGCCAGTGCAGAACCACGGCGGCATGCTCACGGCCCCACCGAGCTACTTCGCCGGTCTGCGGAGGCTGTGCGATGCCTACGGTCTGCTGCTCGTGGCGGATGAGACGATCACCGCTTTCGGTCGCTGCGGTGAATGGTTCGCCAGCGCGAGATTCGGTCTCGCCCCGGACATCATCGTGACAGCAAAGGGGCTTTCCTCAGCGCACGCTGTCATGGGGGCGGTGATCGCCTCAGATCGGGTGTTCGCTCCCTTCCTGCGTCCGGGCTCGTCTTTCCTCCACGGGAACACCTTCGGCGGTCATCCAGTGATGGCGGCCGTCGCCCTCAAGAACCTCGAAATCATGGAGCGGATAGACCTCCCAGGCCAGGTCAAGGCACGGCAGACCGCTCTGGAGAAGGGACTGCGTTCGTTGTTGAGTCTCGACGTGGTTCACGATGTGAGAGGCGCCGGGTACTTGTGGGCCATCGAACTTGTTTCGGCGTCATCGGACGCTCCGCACGGAAGGCACATCTGGGGTCCGCTCGACCTGGAGAAGAGGCTGCATCAGTTGGGCGTGCTTACTCGGGTAGCTTTCGACGACGACATCGCCATCATCAACGTTGCCCCGCCGCTCGTGGCGGAGCAGACTGAATTCGACATCATCGTCGATGCCTTGCGTTCTGTTCTCCGCGCCGTAAGCGCGCAAGCCCAGGAACGGCGCGACCAAGCGGTCTCCACCACGATGTAG
- a CDS encoding winged helix-turn-helix transcriptional regulator, with protein sequence MPETNSALPRLTGARDGWVPPTDYCPVSIGARLIADRWTLLIVREMLVGATRFNAIHRELPTMSRTLFATRLRYLVRIGVAEHSSDTGEYRLTAAGLALRPVLEALGAWTLDWRVSPSTNADLNVGAILWQMHLGLQRDLLPSGGIVLAFRFPDQNPGEAWMYADDQGSGACIGTPEREPDLTVIVHLRVLNELWWGKRQCAVAIAEGDVGFRGAETLARAYPTWFRPQSLTA encoded by the coding sequence ATGCCTGAAACCAATAGTGCGCTGCCGCGATTGACCGGGGCTCGCGATGGCTGGGTGCCTCCGACGGACTACTGCCCCGTCTCCATCGGTGCCCGCCTGATCGCTGACCGTTGGACGCTCCTCATCGTCCGCGAGATGCTTGTAGGGGCGACGCGATTCAATGCCATCCACCGGGAACTGCCCACGATGTCCCGCACTTTGTTCGCGACGCGACTGCGCTACCTCGTACGAATCGGTGTCGCGGAGCACTCATCGGACACCGGCGAATACCGTCTCACGGCGGCTGGCCTTGCCCTCCGCCCGGTTCTCGAAGCGTTGGGTGCGTGGACCCTCGACTGGAGGGTCTCGCCGTCGACGAACGCTGACCTCAACGTCGGCGCAATTCTGTGGCAGATGCACCTCGGACTGCAGCGAGACCTTCTTCCCAGCGGAGGTATCGTCCTCGCCTTCCGGTTCCCCGACCAGAATCCGGGCGAGGCGTGGATGTACGCCGACGATCAAGGATCCGGTGCCTGCATCGGAACGCCCGAGAGGGAGCCCGACCTGACGGTCATCGTCCACCTGCGCGTGCTCAATGAGCTCTGGTGGGGCAAACGACAGTGCGCGGTGGCTATCGCTGAAGGCGACGTCGGGTTTCGTGGTGCGGAGACGCTGGCCCGCGCGTACCCCACGTGGTTCCGGCCGCAGAGCCTCACGGCGTGA
- the ppsA gene encoding phosphoenolpyruvate synthase, translated as MTNVLWFHQVGMSDLGRVGGKNASLGEMVSHLTDLGVRVPRGFATTADAYREFIAHGSLGATIADVIARTDVDDVTELARTGADIRRLVLAHPLPQKLESDIRGAYEELVASDPEPRSVTWAVRSSATAEDLPDASFAGQQETYLNVGGIDNILDAIRAVFASLYNDRAIAYRAHHGFDSADVAISAGVQRMVRSDLGASGVMFTVDTESGFDEAVFITSSYGLGEAVVQGAVNPDEFFVSKPVLREGRPAILRRSVGEKATAMRYTDRVDAGKSTAFVPVPEWARREFSITDAEVEELARLALTIEEHYGRPMDIEWAKDGIDARLYILQARPETVVSRATANVLTRFTLQGSGDVLTEGRAIGQRIGAGTTRVLDSVDDMQGFQAGDVLVADMTDPDWEPIMKRAAAIVTNRGGRTCHAAIIARELGIPAVVGTGDATAVLSDGTDVTVSCAEGDTGFVYAGILDFGEEVTELDHMPPPPTRIMMNVGTPDQAFTFSRLPHHGVGLARLEFIINRQIGIHPKALLDHQNLPSALRQEIDERIAAYPSTREFFIRRVAEGVATIAAAFAPEPVIVRLSDFKSNEYANLLGGELYEPKEENPMLGYRGASRYISDDFRDCFAMECEALRFVRDEMGLRNVQVMVPFVRTLDEAAAVTDLLASNGLRRGENDLKVMMMCELPSNAVLADDFLEFFDGFSIGSNDMTQLTLGLDRDSGIVAASFDERDPAVLKMLSLAITACKARGKYVGVCGQGPSDHPELAQWLVEQGVDSMSLNPDTVVQTWLKMSDSQRIPA; from the coding sequence ATGACCAATGTTCTGTGGTTCCATCAGGTCGGGATGTCCGACCTGGGCCGAGTGGGAGGGAAGAACGCCTCACTAGGCGAGATGGTGTCGCACCTCACCGATCTGGGAGTTCGGGTGCCCCGCGGTTTCGCCACAACCGCTGACGCCTACCGGGAGTTCATCGCTCACGGATCGCTCGGGGCCACCATCGCGGATGTCATCGCACGAACCGACGTCGACGACGTCACGGAGCTCGCGCGAACCGGGGCGGACATCCGCCGTCTCGTCCTTGCCCACCCGCTCCCCCAGAAGCTCGAGAGCGACATCCGTGGAGCGTACGAAGAACTCGTCGCCTCCGACCCCGAACCGAGATCGGTGACCTGGGCTGTCCGGTCCAGCGCGACCGCGGAGGACCTCCCCGACGCGTCATTCGCTGGACAACAGGAGACGTACCTGAATGTCGGCGGAATCGACAACATCCTCGATGCGATCCGGGCAGTGTTCGCTTCCCTGTACAACGACCGGGCCATTGCCTACCGGGCGCACCACGGATTCGACAGCGCGGACGTGGCCATCTCTGCAGGCGTGCAACGTATGGTCCGCTCTGACCTCGGGGCATCCGGGGTGATGTTCACTGTCGATACCGAGTCGGGTTTCGACGAGGCCGTTTTCATCACCAGCTCCTACGGCCTGGGTGAGGCAGTCGTCCAAGGGGCCGTGAACCCGGACGAGTTCTTCGTGTCGAAACCGGTGCTGCGTGAAGGACGCCCAGCGATCCTGCGACGCTCCGTCGGCGAGAAGGCTACGGCGATGCGTTACACCGACCGGGTCGATGCCGGTAAGAGCACGGCGTTCGTCCCGGTTCCGGAGTGGGCGCGACGTGAGTTCTCGATCACTGACGCCGAGGTCGAAGAGCTCGCGCGTCTCGCCCTGACCATCGAGGAGCACTACGGGCGCCCGATGGACATCGAATGGGCGAAAGACGGCATCGACGCTCGCCTTTACATCCTGCAAGCACGACCGGAGACTGTGGTGTCGCGTGCCACAGCTAACGTCCTCACCCGCTTCACGCTCCAGGGATCTGGTGACGTTCTCACCGAGGGTCGCGCCATCGGCCAGAGGATTGGTGCTGGAACGACGCGTGTGCTCGACAGCGTGGACGACATGCAGGGCTTCCAGGCCGGAGATGTCCTCGTCGCGGACATGACCGATCCTGACTGGGAGCCCATTATGAAGCGAGCTGCGGCCATCGTGACAAATCGTGGTGGCCGCACATGCCACGCCGCCATCATCGCGCGCGAGCTCGGAATCCCCGCCGTTGTCGGGACAGGAGACGCCACAGCCGTGCTCAGTGACGGCACGGATGTGACGGTCAGCTGCGCGGAAGGCGACACCGGTTTCGTATACGCCGGCATCCTCGACTTCGGCGAGGAGGTGACAGAACTCGATCACATGCCGCCGCCCCCGACTCGCATCATGATGAACGTCGGCACCCCTGACCAGGCCTTCACGTTCTCGCGCCTGCCGCACCATGGTGTGGGACTTGCCCGGTTGGAGTTCATCATCAACCGTCAAATCGGCATTCATCCGAAGGCGTTGTTGGATCACCAGAACCTCCCTTCTGCTCTCCGGCAGGAGATCGACGAACGCATTGCGGCCTACCCCTCCACGAGGGAGTTCTTCATCCGGCGGGTCGCTGAGGGTGTTGCTACCATCGCCGCGGCCTTCGCCCCGGAACCCGTGATCGTGCGACTGTCGGACTTCAAGTCCAACGAATACGCCAACCTCCTTGGCGGTGAACTCTACGAACCGAAGGAGGAGAACCCCATGCTGGGGTACCGCGGGGCGTCCCGGTACATCTCCGACGACTTCCGCGACTGCTTCGCAATGGAATGCGAAGCGCTGCGGTTCGTTCGTGACGAGATGGGTCTGCGAAACGTGCAGGTGATGGTGCCGTTCGTGCGGACACTCGATGAAGCGGCCGCTGTCACCGACCTACTCGCAAGCAATGGTCTCCGTCGGGGCGAGAACGACCTGAAGGTCATGATGATGTGCGAGCTGCCTTCGAACGCTGTACTCGCCGACGACTTCCTCGAGTTCTTCGACGGCTTCTCCATCGGATCCAACGACATGACACAGCTGACGTTGGGGCTGGACCGAGACAGCGGCATTGTCGCTGCATCCTTCGATGAGCGCGACCCCGCCGTGCTGAAGATGCTCTCGCTCGCGATCACGGCATGCAAGGCTCGCGGCAAGTACGTCGGAGTGTGCGGGCAGGGCCCCAGCGATCACCCCGAGCTCGCCCAGTGGCTGGTGGAGCAGGGGGTCGACTCAATGTCCCTCAACCCGGACACGGTGGTGCAAACCTGGTTGAAAATGTCCGACTCGCAGCGGATCCCCGCCTGA
- a CDS encoding pyruvate, water dikinase regulatory protein — MLESPAPRAVFFVSDSTGITAETLGNALLSNFPGFAFTRRTVSFVETLREAAAVVELVEAAAASGPPPIVFVTAKNPEIGLALANVPAVLIDLLRGHLTSIEATLGASASPESGRYHSLADTDRYFTRIKAIEYTIEHDDGQSFRRLDRADVIIIAPSRCGKTPTSIYLALQHGVHVANYPLTDDDLPGDELPPQIRPYASKCFGLTTTPQRLSQVRHERRPESHYASLTQCTTELRRAEHLYRSAGIPFLNSSTKSVEEMSAVVIQTLNLR; from the coding sequence ATGCTCGAGTCCCCCGCTCCCAGAGCGGTGTTCTTCGTGTCCGACAGCACCGGGATCACCGCGGAGACACTGGGAAACGCCCTGTTGTCGAACTTCCCAGGCTTCGCCTTCACCCGAAGGACGGTGTCGTTCGTGGAGACCCTGCGGGAAGCCGCAGCCGTTGTTGAACTCGTAGAAGCCGCCGCCGCGTCGGGCCCGCCGCCCATCGTCTTCGTGACCGCGAAGAATCCTGAGATCGGTCTGGCCCTCGCGAACGTTCCCGCAGTTCTCATTGATCTGCTCCGCGGGCATCTGACCAGCATCGAAGCAACGCTCGGGGCGTCGGCATCTCCGGAATCAGGACGGTATCACTCCCTTGCCGACACCGACCGGTACTTCACTCGGATCAAAGCCATCGAATACACCATCGAGCACGATGACGGTCAGAGCTTCCGACGGCTGGACCGGGCGGACGTCATCATCATCGCGCCGAGCCGGTGCGGGAAAACCCCCACCTCCATATACCTAGCACTGCAGCACGGGGTGCACGTCGCCAACTATCCGCTGACCGACGACGACCTGCCCGGTGACGAGTTGCCGCCCCAGATCCGCCCATACGCATCGAAGTGCTTCGGCCTCACCACCACACCTCAACGGTTGAGTCAGGTCCGGCATGAGCGTCGACCGGAGTCTCACTACGCCAGCCTCACCCAGTGCACCACAGAGCTCCGCAGAGCGGAGCACCTCTACCGCAGCGCGGGCATCCCTTTTCTCAACTCGTCGACGAAGAGCGTCGAGGAGATGTCCGCCGTTGTGATCCAAACCCTCAACCTGCGATAG
- a CDS encoding PAS domain-containing protein, with product MTTSVQPPDFERLFNAINAQYIAVDPDLRVVAATDSFLAATLKERASSIGKHILDVFPDNPDDPTANGTEVLRGSLEEVLHTGQSLVLEPQRYDMKRSDGSYEERYWQPHNEPVLDEEGNVIYVLHGAEDVTAQTLSARNS from the coding sequence ATGACAACGTCCGTCCAGCCGCCTGACTTCGAGCGTCTGTTCAACGCCATCAACGCCCAGTACATCGCCGTCGACCCCGACTTACGGGTGGTCGCGGCGACCGACTCATTCCTCGCCGCGACGTTGAAGGAGCGCGCGAGCTCCATCGGGAAGCACATTCTCGATGTCTTCCCCGACAACCCGGACGACCCGACCGCGAACGGTACGGAGGTGCTCCGTGGCTCTCTCGAGGAGGTTCTGCACACCGGTCAGTCGCTGGTGCTCGAACCGCAAAGGTACGACATGAAGCGCTCGGACGGCTCCTATGAGGAGCGGTACTGGCAGCCCCACAACGAGCCGGTACTTGATGAAGAAGGAAACGTCATCTACGTCCTCCACGGTGCGGAGGATGTCACCGCCCAGACCTTGTCCGCACGCAACAGCTGA
- a CDS encoding MBL fold metallo-hydrolase translates to MSTSVTLVGGPTAVLSIGGVRIITDPTFDAPQTYHHPIAGPVVKNAAPAFTPEELGQIDIALASHEHIDNLDVSGRGFLTMVPLAYTTEEVASNFGPNVVGLAEHEARTVPLPDGGELTITALPAKHGPEGVWEALGPVIGFHLAGPGLPSVYVSGDNSQMDVVSDIVDQYGPVDIAVLFVGGAKFDVIADGSYITLSNELALEAAQRLQAKKVVAIHEDSWAHFSQSAAEIRELFEHAGLGDVIVALNPGDTAELV, encoded by the coding sequence ATGTCCACTTCAGTCACTCTTGTCGGCGGGCCTACCGCCGTTCTCAGCATCGGTGGAGTTCGAATCATCACCGACCCGACGTTCGATGCACCGCAGACGTATCACCACCCCATCGCCGGACCGGTTGTCAAGAACGCCGCTCCCGCCTTCACGCCAGAGGAGCTCGGCCAGATCGACATCGCGCTGGCATCTCACGAGCACATCGACAACCTCGATGTCAGCGGCCGCGGATTTCTCACGATGGTGCCGCTCGCGTACACGACGGAGGAGGTTGCGTCGAACTTCGGGCCGAACGTTGTCGGCTTGGCGGAGCATGAGGCGCGCACCGTGCCGCTCCCGGACGGTGGGGAGCTGACCATTACCGCCCTGCCGGCCAAGCACGGCCCGGAGGGAGTGTGGGAGGCGCTCGGCCCGGTCATCGGTTTCCATCTTGCCGGCCCTGGACTTCCGTCCGTGTACGTCAGCGGTGACAACTCGCAGATGGATGTCGTGAGCGACATCGTCGACCAGTACGGGCCCGTGGACATCGCTGTGCTGTTCGTTGGCGGAGCAAAGTTCGACGTCATCGCCGACGGGAGCTACATCACACTCAGCAACGAGCTGGCGTTGGAGGCGGCTCAGCGGCTTCAGGCGAAGAAGGTAGTGGCCATCCACGAGGATTCCTGGGCTCACTTCAGCCAGAGTGCGGCGGAGATCCGTGAGCTGTTCGAGCATGCCGGATTGGGTGACGTGATCGTGGCTCTGAATCCCGGCGACACCGCGGAACTCGTCTAG